One Papaver somniferum cultivar HN1 chromosome 10, ASM357369v1, whole genome shotgun sequence genomic window carries:
- the LOC113318296 gene encoding boron transporter 1-like gives MEETFVPFQGIKNDIRGRLKCYKQDWTSGLSAGVRILAPTTFIFFASAIPVISFGEQLDRSTDGVLTAVQTLASTALCGIIHSLIGGQPLLILGVAEPTVLMYTFMFNFVKDRPELGPKLFLAWSAWVCVWTAALLFILAVLGACSIINRFTRVAGELFGLLIAMLFMQEAIRGIIDEFRVPKRENPNLPEFSPSWRFSNGMFALLMSFGLLLTGLKSRKARSWRYGSGWIRGIIADYGVPLMVLVWTAISYIPANHVPHGIPRRLYSPNPWSPGAYANWTVVKDMLNVPIFYIFGAFVPATMIAVLYYFDHSVASQLAQQSEFNLRKPSSFHYDLLLLGFLTLLCGLLGIPPSNGVIPQSPMHTKSLATLKHQLLRDKLVDTAKKSIEDNASLGEVYGNMQEAYKQMQTPLIYQEPSARQGLKELKETTIQLATSTMGNIDTPVDETVFDIEKEIDDLLPIEVKEQRVSNLLQSTMVGGCVAAMPILKMIPTSVLSGYFAFMAIESLPGNQFWERFLLTFTAPSRRFMVLEEYHATFVETVPFKTILTFTLFQTTYLLICFGITWIPIAGVLFPLMIMLLVPVRQYILPKFFKGAHLQDLDAAEYEEAPAIPFNLLCEGKLSKAPCADDPEILDEMLTRSRGEVRHMYSPKITSSSTTPRNRKSFTDKSHTSPRVYELGGSSSFGGIMSVSPRVDGEVKPPSKLGRDPTP, from the exons ATGGAGGAGACTTTTGttccttttcaaggaatcaagaatgacattAGAGGAAGGCTGAAATGCTACAAACAAGATTGGACTAGTGGCTTAAGTGCTGGTGTAAG AATTTTGGCTCCTACAACATTCATATTTTTCGCTTCAGCAATACCAGTTATTTCGTTCGGCGAACAATTGGACAGGAGCACTG ATGGAGTTCTGACTGCAGTTCAAACGTTAGCATCGACTGCACTTTGTGGAATCATACATTCACTTATTGGAGGTCAGCCTTTGCTGATTCTTGGAGTTGCTGAGCCTACCGTGCTTATGTACACTTTCATGTTCAATTTTGTCAAAGATAGACCTGAATTGGGACCAAAGCTCTTCCTTGCGTGGTCTGCGTG GGTATGTGTATGGACTGCAGCCTTGCTATTTATACTGGCTGTCTTGGGGGCTTGCTCCATCATCAATAGGTTTACTCGTGTCGCTGGAGAACTTTTCGGTCTGCTTATTGCTATGCTCTTTATGCAAGAAGCAATTAGA GGTATTATTGATGAATTTCGCGTACCAAAAAGAGAAAATCCAAACCTACCAGAGTTTAGTCCGTCATGGAGATTTTCAAATGGGATGTTTGCGTTACTTATGTCATTTGGTTTGTTGCTCACTGGATTGAAAAGTCGAAAAGCCCGATCATGGAGATATGGCTCTG GGTGGATTCGCGGTATCATTGCAGACTATGGTGTGCCTTTGATGGTTCTTGTTTGGACAGCTATTTCATATATCCCAGCCAATCATGTTCCACATGGTATCCCTAGACGGCTCTACAGCCCAAATCCTTGGTCTCCTGGTGCCTATGCTAACTGGACAGTCGTCAAG GACATGCTAAATGTGCCAATCTTTTATATATTCGGAGCTTTTGTCCCAGCAACGATGATCGCAGTGCTTTATTATTTTGACCATAGTGTAGCATCTCAACTTGCACAGCAAAGCGAGTTCAATTTGAGAAAACCATCTTCCTTCCATTATGATTTACTTCTTTTAGGATTTCTG ACTTTATTATGTGGTCTTCTTGGTATCCCACCATCAAATGGTGTCATCCCACAATCTCCAATGCATACAAAGAGTCTTGCCACTCTCAAACACCAG TTGCTTCGCGATAAACTAGTGGACACGGCAAAGAAAAGTATTGAGGATAATGCAAGTTTGGGAGAAGTCTACGGCAATATGCAAGAAGCTTATAAACAGATGCAGACTCCATTAATCTACCAAGAACCATCAGCTCGA CAAGGATTAAAGGAATTAAAAGAGACAACTATTCAGTTAGCTACATCAACAATGGGAAATATTGACACCCCGGTTGATGAGACGGTATTTGATATCGAAAAAGAGATTGATGATTTGTTACCCATTGAGGTCAAAGAACAACGGGTTAGTAACTTGCTTCAATCAACAATGGTGGGAGGCTGTGTTGCAGCTATGCCTATACTTAAAATGATTCCAACCTCTGTACTTTCGGGTTATTTCGCCTTTATGGCCATTGAGAGCTTACCAGGAAATCAGTTCTGGGAAAGATTCTTATTAACCTTCACTGCTCCAAGTAGAAGATTCAT GGTTCTTGAGGAGTACCATGCCACTTTTGTAGAAACTGTACCTTTCAAAACAATTTTGACTTTCACATTATTTCAGACAACTTACTTACTAATTTGTTTCGGGATTACATGGATTCCAATAGCCGGGGTGTTATTCCCTTTAATGATCATGCTATTAGTTCCTGTAAGACAATACATACTCCCCAAATTTTTTAAAGGGGCACACCTTCAAGATTTAGATGCAGCCGAATACGAAGAAGCACCCGCTATACCGTTTAACCTCTTATGC GAAGGGAAGCTTTCTAAAGCTCCTTGTGCAGACGATCCAGAGATTCTGGATGAGATGCTTACGCGAAGCCGTGGTGAAGTTCGTCACATGTACAGTCCTAAGATAACAAGCTCCAGCACAACCCCAAGAAACCGGAAAAGCTTTACGGACAAATCACACACTAGTCCTCGCGTGTATGAACTAGGAGGAAGCTCTAGTTTCGGTGGAATAATGTCAGTTAGTCCGAGAGTCGACGGAGAAGTGAAACCACCATCTAAATTGGGACGAGACCCAACTCCATAA